The window GTTTGGGATCCCCAGCAACAGTGGGTACGGGCTGGAAAAATTATGAAGAGCgtaacagaaggaaagaaagctgtacatgtgtaacttctctgataATGGCaatttataaaaaggaataagCACTTACTGCTGGGGACAGAAAAACATGAAAACCCTCCATTTGGTTTAAAACTGTGAACACAGCATGttgactatagttaacactgtACTGCATATTTGTAAGATGCTAAaacagtaaatcttaaaagtgctccacaagaaaaaaaattcatcactATGTATGGTGATGGGTGTTAACGAGACTTaatgtgatcatttcacaatacatacaaatattgaatTGCTATGTGGTACACCTTAAgcatgttatatgtcaattatagttaaatatttacaaaattaaaacaaacgtGGGGGCAACTTGATGGATATAAACTAAGTGGATTGGATACAGTCATCCTTGGGAGGCTAATGATCATTTTCCTatcaaaaagttaatttttttcaaagaattttttaatttctcaaattaaaaaaattccaattatcagtgttatattagtttcaggtggatgATACCTGAATTGTACAAATTGTATGATTCCCCAATTCCATACGTTACTCAATGTTCCTCATGgcaagtgtactcttaatcctcttcacctgtttcacccatcccccactcacctctccAGCAACCTGTTTGTTTTcgatagttaagagtctgtttttcgtCTGTgagattgttttgtttcttaaattccaaacgtgtgaaatcatgtggtctttttctcttatttcacttatcattccacactctagctccatccatgttgttgcaaatggcaagatttcattatttttgctggctgagtaatattccattctagtACCTTTATACACACAGTACatcgttatccattcatctatcaagggatacttgggctgcttccataatttggctattataaagaTTCCTGTAATAATCATAGGGATACACATAAAtactttcaaattagtgtttttgtattctttgggtaaatatccaatagtgtgATTAGTAagttatatggtagttctacttttaattttttttgaggaacagacatactgttttccatattggctgcaccaatttgcattcccaccaagcgCACCAGGGCTCCTTTTTCCCCAATTCTTGCCAACAACTCGTTTCTTGTGTtgtttcagccattctgactggtatgaggtagtatcttgttatacttttgatttgcatttccctaatgatgagtgacactgagcatcttctcatgtgtctgttggccatctgtaggtctttggagaaatgtctgttcatgtcttctgcccatttttaaatcagattatttggaattttcttGGTGTTGATTTATGTaacttctttatgtattttaaataatagtcctttttcagatatgtcatgtcttctcccatttagtagattgttttttgttttgctgactgttctCTTCACTCTgcagaagattcttttttttttttttaagattttattttatttgacggtgagagagagaaatcacaagtaggcagagaggcaggcagagagagagagagggtgaagcaggttccccactgagcagagagcccgatgcggggcttgatcccaggaccctgagatcatgacctgagcagaaggcagaggcttgactatctgagtcacctaggcacccctctgtggaagctttttattttgatgtagtcctgatagtttatttttgccttgtatcccttgcctcaggagacatatctagaaaaatgttgctatagctgatgtcaaagagattcctgcctgtgctctcttttgaACTTGTgtagtttcaggtctcacgtttaggtctttagcccattttgagctcatttttgtgtatggtctcGACACATTTTTTGATTGTCTTCAAATGTAAGATGATGTTTCAGTACCTAAAATGAATACACAGTACTGACAGTAAGAGCAGCAGATAATGTCTTCGCAGGTAAATGGTAAGAATTTGGCTTCCCCACTAAGACGAAGACATGTGGGTCGTATCCAGTAATTCTCTGGAAaagagttttaagaaaattaGTTGACAAAGAAATAGCACGTGAGGTGTGCTAGTGTAGGCCAGCAGTTAGGTGCTAGATCACCTGGCCTGAAGGAGTTTGAGATAGCTGAGCTGTGGGAACACACGGCAAGGGCCCTTGTAGAATGCCGCGGCTAACCTGTTCCGCTGTGGAGCTGACGTGTGAGAGAGAGGGGTCTCTCTCCAGTAGATTACAAGCGCCCAGAAACACTGGGTTTGGAGGAGAacctctttattaaaaaatctaaCCCTGAAAACGAGATTCTGTGGTAACTAGTTGTACTTTTTAAGGCCTTCCTGGGCAACcaaacatgtatgtgtgtatcttcTGTTTCCTGTCTCCCATACCTTGAAGGATCCATACACAAGCTATGTCACCACAGACACATTTTGTCCTGCAAAAAGACACACTCTACACAAGGCAGATGAATGAGGCTTTTGACGTCATGCAAGTGCTACCTTCTTGGCTAAACGCAGACCATACTGAAATTATTACACACAGAGAATCACAGCTTTAAATgcatttaccatttttatttcGCTATGTGGAAACATACATTCACCATGGACCGTGTGATGCAGTTGACAGTGTAATGgagaatatatctttttgaagGCTATTTATAACTAAACACTAAATAGTTTAATTACAGTGGAAATTCTGTACAATTTAAGGCTTGGCTCTGAACTAGATTGTAAATATGGACCAGATTTggaaataaaacactttttttttttcaagtaaaagaagaaaaatcaacttaaaaacacaagggaaaagaaacaaagagagaaaacaatgcAACAGAAGCCCAACAGATCTTTCTGGAGTGAAATTTCATAATATTGTAAACTAAGAGAAACAggttttcttcccccaaataatGACAATTTACATATTTAGGGCTTGTTAGGGAACTCTTGGAAGCTTTCCAGGTTCGACGCAGACCAAAGCGAACAAGGAAGAAATCACATTAATATGCTAAAATCAGTACTACCTTATAAGGAATTAAATTAGATACACAAAGCAGGATTGTAAGCATTAAATATTTCCGGAGGATTGAGAGTCGTTGCTGTGTATGGGTGAGAGTAATAAAACCAGGTGAGACAAGTACAAGATTCAAGTTGTTTACTGAATAAACTCGGTTATTGGCACATCTAATCTGGAATAAACCTGACACATTAGACCTAGACAGCTTCTAGCATTTTAGGGTAATCTTCATTTGTCTGTAAACAAAAGATCTGTCGCCTAAGAAATTGCAATTTTTGTTTAGACTTTAATAATAAACTATGAAAGGCATGAATTGTTTATGTGTTACATGAGATCACGGTTTATATTGTTGGTTATGAACGTGCAGGTATAGCTGAAAACTTAGACACTTGgtggaaattaaaaatgctactcTTTTGTAATTTTATCATTGCTTCATGCAGTATCAGTTTTGTGATGCTGATTCGGATTGCTTTATTATGGGAAGATCTCTCTGCCAGTGTCTTTATTAATGGTCAAGGTCAGTTCTTCTGGATTGAAATTTTCCATGGGCAGATACAAGTCAGTTGGGTTAGAAGAGGGAACTCCATATAGGCTCTGGTTTTCCTAACGGTTTGCATGACTGGATTCATGTGCAGGCTAAATTATTCCTGTAGGAAAGAGATTTGATCAATTACTCCTTGGAAAACACCCGAGAGTCTTCCTCAGACTAAGGCCACAAACAAAATTTTCTTGCAGGTTATTACATGCACTTTTTGCCAACACACTGTAAAATTCCAGCGTAAGTCCGTGATACGCATTCTCTTACGTTAACTAGAACACCATTCAAGTGGCTGAAGCTCGCTGGAGAACCCTTTTGCTGCTGTCTTTCAAATTATATGATTAATTTGAATATCATGAgtgacttttatatttttttctttaagagagacTGTTATTCAATCTATAGTTCCTAAACCAACGTTAGAAAACTTCCTTATTTCATTTATACACATAAGCATTTAAGCGACTTTTGTCACATAACCAAGTATGTAAGTAGCTCAATGGTTGCATTCAGCATTCAGAGCCCTCTGGGGATGCTCTGGGCCTGTGAGTTCTTGCACAGCAGGTGAGTGTGAGTGTGCTTAAGAAGTCTGTGCGTACACAGAAGACGCTATCTGCTCACGATGCCAGCCAAACAGCCATTGGAAAGGCATGCACACACTTTCTAGAGAAAAGCAGGAGCACAAGACTGCAGTTTTGCCTCCTCCTGAGACATAACGCtatactaagaagaaaaaaaaaatactccaaagAACTCAGAAAATATAAGCCATCCAAAATGAAAGTGAATGTCCATGTTTCAAATTCAGAcacaaagcaaaaagagagcATAAACAGAAGCATAACCAAACACAGTCGCAGAGAAAGCTTAGAGTGAAATGGGATATTGTTGCTGTCAGAAGGAGAAAGGGGTACGCTTTATTTTCCTGGTATTTGGAACACACAAATCGTACCTTTTGGAACAAATTGGCCTTCGTTCCAATTAGGCCACATGGCAAGTAAAATCAAATCTGATTCCTGAATCGAATTTGGGTAACGAAGAACACAGGGCACGAATGAAAAGGAAACACCAGCGAGACCATGCAAGCAAAGACTGCTTCTTTCTTGATCCTCTAGCTGGCAGAATACGCAAAAAAAAGTCCACAGTGTGGAACTCCCAAATCTGAAACAAACCAGCGCCCACAATTCTGCAGCCCCTCGGTAAGCAGCCTCCCAATGCcagtgagagaagaaaggaggaggaggaggcacggGAAGGTCGGGGGGAAGCGCCCATGCTACATGCCAGCCAAGGCCACGCCTAGAGAATCAACGTCGCCTCTTACCTGAGGTCAATCCTCTCCATCTTCtggtgtgatctctgtctctttaTGGACCACTACTTTGGTCACTGACATGTCAGGGTGCTGCTCTTTGGCCTCTTTAATTGCCTGAGCCAGCGCCTATCCCCAGGAAATCACAGAAGGGCAAAGACAAAAAAGGAGGTGGAACATGCATGATCAGTAGCAAGGTGGAGACTTACGAGCTAGATCTATATACGTCATTCACAAATGAGGTACAACGATCGCAAAAGGAATCGTACATTGCGTATGGAAAAGTTAATTCAGAAGACTGTTTACACTGCACCATGGACTAGACCACCACCACTGGGAAGAGCAGGGCTGACCAGTGTCTCTCTGGTTCTCTGCCTGGGTATTTACCATCCTCACGCGCACTTACCTGGTCATGGTCAATGTCTGCATCTCCTGTGATGACTATCCGCTTCTCAATTCTCGTCTCTGAAATGCCTCCTTTCACAGTCTGCGAGGGACGGACAAGTGTTACAAATGTACCCACCAGGAGGAACAACCCTCCTTCAGTGGGGACAACGGTCAGAAGCGCTAACAGAGTTTTAACTAACGGCACTCGTTAAGAGTTGAAACAATTCTTGGGCAACTATTCAAAATCGTTAATTTCAGAAGTGTCGCTCTCAGGGAGTCCTTTGGGTGTGGCCGGCCAGGGTTTCTGGAACACCTACCATATGCCAAGGACTGCAGTTCCATGTTAAGCAAAGGGTATCAGTATGCATATTCCTAAACAAAAATGAGCAGAGAGGGGCAAATGCCCCATGAATGGAGTAGACGTGAAAGTTCTAACATAGGTATCTGGGCCTCCAGATAGTCACATCACTCTGCCTGTAGAGCCCAACTGGGAAGTAGGTCCGTGTAAATGTCTTCCTTCTGTCTGCTCCCGTCTCACTTACTTTGGTGATGTGGGTGGTGGTCGTGGTGCTGGTGGTTTCAGATGTGATCGTCTGTGCGCTCATAAGCACGCCCGGCTCCAAATCAGCGCCGGCATCGACCTAGGAAGGCGAGGAACAGACACCGCACTCGAATATTTACGTTAGGTTGGGGCATCACCATGATTCAGTCAACTCCCACCGTCACGGCGTTGTTCACTCCACCTCCGGGAGCTGTGGCTCTCGGGACAGACGACCCCGAATGTGGCCGGAATTAACCAACGTTAAAAAACCAggacttgaggggtgcctgggtggctcagtgggttaagccgctgccttcggctcaggtcatgatctcagggtcctgggatcgagccccacatcaggctctctgctcagcagggagcctgcttccgcctctctctctctgcctgcctctctgcctacttgtgatctctgtcggataaataaataaaatctttaaaacaaaaacaaaaacaaaaataccaggaCTTGAAAAATGGGAGTAGGGTCTGCTGAGCTGTTATCTTCCCTTATCTCTAGCTCAGGAAATAGGTTCCTGAGCCTTGTTCTATATTCTGAGATCTATGGAGACCTGTTCCAGTCACCTGAAGCTTCTGGGCTGGTAACAAAGTTGTAATTACTACCATTACCACACTTGATAGACACTGTTTGGTTGATGGGTCCTCTGAGTCTCACAAACTAAGTATCATGAGCTATAGTCAAATGCAGCAGCCATTAAAGGGCAAAAACAAAGACCCGGGGCTCTGGCCTTCATAGACATCTTACCTGTGATGACTCATACGTGATGGTTTTTGTTTCCGTGTGAACGACCGGCACCTCCTTGGTAGAAATTTCTAGCTTTGCACCTCCTGGTGAAACACTGCCAAAGCTGATGGTTTCTGTCTTCACAGTTGATGACTGGGCCAATGGGGAAGTAGGTAGAGCTGCGATTACAGTTTGCACGAAGACAGGATTTtggtgcaccccccccccccaccccacagcgaGTATGGATAAGCACAGGTTAGtatgaaataaatgtttacatATAACATGGGGAGGGCAAGTCAAGGCATGAGGCAGATACCAGGTCAGTCTTTCAAAAttccatagacttttttttttttttttttgttaacatggGATGTTCCAGGTAAGGGAAAGCATTTTGGAGGACATGTTGAAAAACTCTTTttatgatcccccccccccctcacctAAACTGACAGATCAAAAATCATCAATTTGCcttttatttaatgaaagaaagaagtaacaaaTACGAAGacattaacccccccccccccatagacTTCAGGAATCTCAGTTATAAAGAACAAAGTTCTGGCATTTGGTACGGCAGCAAGCATGGGTTTTGGTCCTTCTGGTGAAGTACATTgatcaaaaataaatttaccaaatttTCTACTAGTATGGCTGGCCATGCAGCCCCCGGGGTTTACTGCTAATAATTACAATGAAGGTAGGAACCATTTCCTGGAACTGCACATAATTAATCATCATTAAACATGTCTGCATGGGACCCCCAAAGATGGAAACCAGCATGGAGACCCTATTGCCATGCAAGAGGGAAATAAGAGGAGAAACAAACTGCACTTGGAAAAGGCAGAAAGTTAAACTTAGCTCCCCTTTTACGCTTAACCAAATTTCGGGGACTCACAGATCAGTTTACATCAGTGCCAAAAGGAACATCAACTGCTAGTTACCTCAAAATGAGGTTTTTGTTCCCAAGTCTCAGAAACGTGGATTGTTGTACTCTGCTGCTCCTCTGGCTCCTGGGAGGCAGTGGCGGTCTCTTCCTGTTCGAGGACAGCTTTATCGGccaccttccccttctcctccttagCCCCCTCCATCAGAGCAGAGCCCTCCTTCCCTTTTAAGCTAGAAGCGTCGGCAGATGCTGCCTGGGCTGCAGCATCCACGTCATCTCCAGCTGCGTAAGAAGCATCCCCGCTCGCATGCACATTCATCACATTTCTTTCCTCCACCAACACGGTTTCCTGCACAACCTTCTCGGTGCTAAGTGGCTCGGGGTGCTGGCTTGTTTCCGTCTCGGTCTTGCTGGTTTCCGTTTTCTGCATGGAAAAGGACTGCAGTGTCAGGGTGACCTTCCACAAACCAAAGGTCAAaccacaaaaatcaaaaccaaagcaGCCACTCACCAGGGTGCTTAAAGCCAGTGTCAAGTGCTTATGACCAGAAATGCTTACAGAAAAGATAAATTAGCTTTCATTGCTCCCACCAGGATCTCGGATGCGTGCCCCCCTGCCCTGACACTACCCCCTGCACCCCCAATCGAGCCTGTGTTGCTATGTTGGGATAGCCGCAAATGAAATAGGATGCAGATAAAatgcaatgaaaacaaaacaaaatgaaagcattGTAGCGTGTTCCCATCAGTTGTGGCAGCTTTCTGAGACCTAATGGATGatgtaaaatgcttaaaaaaattaaatgctatgTAACTTTTTCAACATGACTGCCTTTTGAATAACTGAAGTAAGTTCTAGGGATGCAACTGCAGGCACATGACAGCTATGCCAAGCAGGCACTAAAGGAAAACCACCCAAGAGAACTCGGAGGTGTTTAAGGCAAAGCCATTCGGATGCAAAACACACACCCATGCGCGCACGCACTCACACACGCACCCACACCTCCGTGCACACACCAAAAGGGCATAAAGAAAGGCAACTAGGCAGGGTCAGGAACACCAAAGAGGAAGCAATTGGCCACCTGAACCCAGCTTTGAGAAGTAGAAGTGACCCCTCCTATGAATTCTGTTGGTTTTCTTGCAGACTCTAATAAACTGAAGATTTCAGAGCCATCCATGAGCTTTTCAGCAGAAGACTGTTTAGTCTGAGTGAACAAAGAAAGGGACAGTCAAGCACAGAGACGGGAACATGGGTGGGCACATTCACATTCACAGCCGGTCAGACAAAACTgtaggggaggaaggtgggaggagggaggggggtgtcTACCATACAgattttggaaacagaaaagaatgggaaataaaATAGCAGACTGAGGTGACCATGAGCTCTTGTTTGGTAAAGCGGAGAGAGTTATTAGGATATGGGCGGTGCTGGTTTAAGCAGACCATTCTCCCTTCATTGCAAGCCCCAGCAGCGCTACCCCATCTCGGGATCAGGGAGCTGGAAATAAAACGGAAGGTGTTTTAATGCTCATACTGGATTGCGCAGTATTGATCTgaccatgaaaaaaattgaaaaagcttGGGTCGGCTGCTCTCAACATAAAGCCAAACAGCAAGTGGAACAGAAAAGTTGAGGGTGGAAGGGCGCTGCCTCAAAAAAAGTCATGCTGGAATCTGAAACGGTGGCCCAAACGAAAGGCACTGGTTACCACAACTCGGGACGTGGCCGACTCGGTAACGTAATGAGCAGTGGCCACGGTGACGGCCGGCTCCTGGGAGTATCTCCACTCAGACAGGCTCTTCCGCCTGGGACCAAAGAGCCCCACTTTCAAGACCTCGCCCTCAGGCAGCAGCTCCGTCCTGCTGAGGCGCGTGCTGTCCAGCCCCGCGTGGGGTCCCGTGTCCCGGCCCAGCATCGGGGCTTTGTGCAGCTCTTCTTCCTCGGGGCTTGGCCGCCGGGACTCGGCTTCCTGGATGGGAGCCAGGGATTCAGACAATTTCCGTTTGGGTGTGTGGACCTCAGGTCCCCTTTTGGATTTCTCATCAGGGACGGCATCCAGAACCTCGTAATCGGCCATGACTGGAATGACCTTCACAGACTCGGACACTCCTCGGTCTGTTTTCTGAAAGGCTTCCAGACTGCAGGGCTgcactcccttctccccctccttgccttttccagtcaTGGTAACGATCTTCCCAGATACTGTGTCATAGGATTTGCCCAGAGTGTATATTttctgcttgctttctcctctcaaCTGCATTTCCCGGGCCAAGTCATCGAAGCTCTGCATTTCAAGGGCACCGGATCTTAACAGATCAGTGGGGATGTCACCGCTTCTACTGCTCACGGTCACCACCTTGTAAGTCACAATCTTTCTTGAATCACCGTCAACTACCTCAGTGGGTACTTTGTCTACAATAACCCAATCCTCTGTGccctatatttgaaatataaaagcTAAATTAGAAATTCTGATGGtctcatttctaaaataagaatCCTTTAAGAAAACCAGGGCAAAAGCTACATTGCGAGGTGACCGCACGGGGCTGGTGTTAATGTCTAATGATTATGGTCGCAAAGCTCTTCTTATCTGAAATTTACAAACCCTAACCTTCAACTTGGAATACAGTCTGCATGTAGAGTTGTAATTGCAGATTTCTTTAAACGGAAGCGTACCTTGATGGTAAATGTTTGCAAGATTCTATCTGACCTTTATGCTAAGCATCTGAACATTCTACCTTTCAAGGTTAAATGGTGTTACTGAAGCTGCTGTACAAGTCATTTAGCTTGTATGGGCCCAAAAAGACCGTCTTCCAGGACATGTATAACACTGTACTTCATATCTGCTGTTTTCACAAAGAACTTGCCAGAATCCCATGAATTTCTGTGAAAACCATTTTGTTTGTAAATTCTATTTCCTCATTTAGGGGATCGAACTCACTATAGCACCTACTATCCGATAAACACTGAGGGAACCCTACTCAAGGCACAGCCAGGAAGTACTCCCACCGCTGGGGCATTGTTGGAGCCTCTTATCAATAGCTCATGGTGGTCTGTACCGTGTTCCAATCGTATTTATAAGCAAAGCTCATCATCTGAGTAGTTTCCTTGCCACTTTCCTCGGTACTTAGTTCCGATACAGCAAAAGAAGTGAAAGTTAAGAAACCTACATTTGAGAAGGCTACTAGGATGAGAACAGGCTGCAGACTACTCTAACAGATCATGAGGGGATGAGAAATCAAACCAGGGGCAAGTGAGCACCTTGATTTACATTTTAAGCTACAGCGTTTTCCACCTGCCTTATTTATCTTAGCCTAAAAACAGGAATCTTGAAGTGCGTGAGCCTTACGAACAATAATTACAGATCGGTCTACATGCTGGTGCTGGATTAAAGCAAATGAATTGAAGAATAACCTCTATGGTCGATGGGACAGTTTTCTGGAAAATGATTTGGCGAGAGGTAACCATAGAGCCCGCAGAGTCTCCTTCCTGCATTTTCTGTATCGGACTCCGCTAGTGGGAAAACCAGTAAGAGTTCAGAACTTTCAACATCAGTCAAGGTCATCTAAATTAGTATCACTCTATAGGTAAAACAGAGAGTAAAAAGCCCAATTATAATATTAGAAAGCATCATCATAATGCTTCCGTGAGCAAACACAGATATCACAGTAGAGCAAGACCCATCAAAGAATGATGGCTAATTGATAACTAAAGTAAGAAaattcctttttcccctccccagaaTCCAAGCAAATGTTGACATACCTACCTTCGTTTTAAGCGAGgtaaatgtaaaaaggaaaataaaaactacagaCATTGCAATGATAGTAAAATCTGAAGAGCAATTCTCTTCTGGGCAATTCCTTTATGTTTGTCTTTTACCTGAGACTCAAGGAATGGAGAGCTTCCTTGCtgcaaaaatataactttttcagaaatgtctctttcttctttggtcTGTTTGGATAGAGGGGGTTGGGTTGGAGAAGAGGAAGTAGACAGTTTCCAAAAAAAGGCAAGTTAGGAAGAGAGTTCTTTTACTGTGTCGTACGTATTAATAGTCATTCATCTCTTTCTGAAGAAGTGAATTATTGCTTATGAATTTGAAAAGTGGTCTGAAACCATTTCAACGCTTCATGATCACCTCCCCAAAGTAACAGGTTAGTTTCTGAAGCTCCAGTGTTTGACTCGACACGTTTCCCACTTCCGTAAACACAAAACATGTAAGAGCAAATAGAAAGCTCCTTGGCATTCACACAGTGTCCAGGCCAGTCATGTGCAAAGCCGTAGACATGAGGAGTAGAAGAAaatgtgaagattaaaaaaaaaaaaaaaattaagtgagataaaaACCCCTCCCTCCTACATCTGACAAACACTTGACTGAGTTCCCCACCGAAGTGCAGGCTTCATCTCCCAGGCAAGGAGATGCACacgggccactgccttcagctacTAGCTTGAGGAAACCCAGTCAGACCTCTATCTATTCCTCTCTTATTCCACAAAGTACACTCAGAATTTATAGCTTTATTTGAACTTTTATAAGATGGCGAGTAACTTTAAAAAGTCAACTTCAAAATATCTTTGTGAAAAATTAAGTACTCAAAGTCATGCTTTCACACGGAACATTAAGAAATGTTGAAAAGTAAATACGCTGTGTTAGCAACTAGCTTCTCCCTTTTATCTACTTTTTATTACTTCCTTTAGTAGTAAGTAGGAATAATTCAAGTGGCAATATACTCGCTGCTGAGTCGATCTCTGTGCATAGCGTCAGGCTCCATGGAGTACTGAATGAAAGGGTATTTAGGATGAGTAATCTAAAAAATCCTAACAGAAAGCCCAAAAAGTTTCCAGGAGGAcggagcttttaaaataaatcttattgtAAACAATACAATTTAATGAGAGTTATTTACTATTCCTATGTGTACAAACTTATCGGTATTCCCTTTAATAGTCTGCTTACAGACGTTTGTAAGGGGACATCTGGAGTATTCTCCTGAAGAACCCACAGGCAAATTTTGATAGCATTGTTCTCCTGTGCCCCTTTTTTTGATGAAGAGAAAGTAAGATATTTCTGAGGGGGAAATACCTTTTGGAGAAAGGTATTGGAAAAAGACAAAATGCACCACGTGGAATCATTAAATAcggatttttgtcttgttttgtttgtttgactttcAATTGTAGTCTCTTTCTCACAGAGAAATaagaaacaggaaggaaaggTCAAGATTATAGGTACTTTTCAGAATACCACTGCCAGGCCTATAATTAAAATCACTGAGCTAAATATTATCCCTAAGATGAAagcctaaaataataataataataataatagcaggaAAACGTGGTTTTTAGCACATCCTGTTATCTGACATCAACTAATTTCAAAACTGTTTGTCTATAATGAAAGTATCAACACTGTCTGCATCCGAACTGTGTACGCCCGCTGAGAGAAAAGCGTAACATAAGGGACAGATCTTAAAATCCTATAGATGGTCAACCTCAATTCAGTTTGTTCAACTCACGGAGATGCTGATAAAGGCTGATAACTGAAATGTTTACGTTTATCACGGGTTAGAAGAGTTAGCTATATGCCCTACACATTTTTAATTCAACACTCATCAGATTATCGTAATTGGGAAGCAAGGCCCTTATACTGGCATGCAGATTGTACAGAGGTACAAGACTCACTGCCAGAGGATTAGGGATTTGTGCAGAGCCTTGACCCTTG is drawn from Mustela lutreola isolate mMusLut2 chromosome 11, mMusLut2.pri, whole genome shotgun sequence and contains these coding sequences:
- the EPB41L3 gene encoding band 4.1-like protein 3 isoform X9 — protein: MTTESGSDSESKPEQEAEPQEAAGAQGHAGAPQGPGPEPSGEEQHQALEQFQAAAHSTPVRKEVTDKEREFAAGAAKQLEYQQLEDDKLSQKSSSSKLSRSPLKIVKKPKSMQCKVILLDGSEYTCDVEKRSRGQVLFDKVCEHLNLLEKDYFGLTYRDAENQKNWLDPAKEIKKQIRSGAWHFSFNVKFYPPDPAQLSEDITRYYLCLQLRDDIVSGRLPCSFVTLALLGSYTVQSELGDYDPDECGNDYISEFRFAPNHTKELEDKVIELHKSHRGMTPAEAEMHFLENAKKLSMYGVDLHHAKDSEGVEIMLGVCASGLLIYRDRLRINRFAWPKVLKISYKRNNFYIKIRPGEFEQFESTIGFKLPNHRAAKRLWKVCVEHHTFFRLLLPEAPPKKFLTLGSKFRYSGRTQAQTRRASALIDRPAPYFERSSSKRYTMSRSLDGEVGTGQYATTKGISQTNLITTVTPEKKTEEERDEEEDRRKKAEEVTPVVAVRHEGKTDSERTDTAADGETTATESDQEEDAELKAQELDKTQDDLMKHQTNISELKRTFLETSTDTAITNEWEKRLSTSPVRLAARQEDAPMIEPLVPEETKEERDISEKVIFLQQGSSPFLESQRSPIQKMQEGDSAGSMVTSRQIIFQKTVPSTIEGTEDWVIVDKVPTEVVDGDSRKIVTYKVVTVSSRSGDIPTDLLRSGALEMQSFDDLAREMQLRGESKQKIYTLGKSYDTVSGKIVTMTGKGKEGEKGVQPCSLEAFQKTDRGVSESVKVIPVMADYEVLDAVPDEKSKRGPEVHTPKRKLSESLAPIQEAESRRPSPEEEELHKAPMLGRDTGPHAGLDSTRLSRTELLPEGEVLKVGLFGPRRKSLSEWRYSQEPAVTVATAHYVTESATSRVVTKQSSAEKLMDGSEIFSLLESARKPTEFIGGVTSTSQSWVQKTETSKTETETSQHPEPLSTEKVVQETVLVEERNVMNVHASGDASYAAGDDVDAAAQAASADASSLKGKEGSALMEGAKEEKGKVADKAVLEQEETATASQEPEEQQSTTIHVSETWEQKPHFESSTVKTETISFGSVSPGGAKLEISTKEVPVVHTETKTITYESSQVDAGADLEPGVLMSAQTITSETTSTTTTTHITKTVKGGISETRIEKRIVITGDADIDHDQALAQAIKEAKEQHPDMSVTKVVVHKETEITPEDGED
- the EPB41L3 gene encoding band 4.1-like protein 3 isoform X10, translated to MTTESGSDSESKPEQEAEPQEAAGAQGHAGAPQGPGPEPSGEEQHQALEQFQAAAHSTPVRKEVTDKEREFAAGAAKQLEYQQLEDDKLSQKSSSSKLSRSPLKIVKKPKSMQCKVILLDGSEYTCDVEKRSRGQVLFDKVCEHLNLLEKDYFGLTYRDAENQKNWLDPAKEIKKQIRSGAWHFSFNVKFYPPDPAQLSEDITRYYLCLQLRDDIVSGRLPCSFVTLALLGSYTVQSELGDYDPDECGNDYISEFRFAPNHTKELEDKVIELHKSHRGMTPAEAEMHFLENAKKLSMYGVDLHHAKDSEGVEIMLGVCASGLLIYRDRLRINRFAWPKVLKISYKRNNFYIKIRPGEFEQFESTIGFKLPNHRAAKRLWKVCVEHHTFFRLLLPEAPPKKFLTLGSKFRYSGRTQAQTRRASALIDRPAPYFERSSSKRYTMSRSLDGEVGTGQYATTKGISQTNLITTVTPEKKTEEERDEEEDRRKKAEEVTPVVAVRHEGKTDSERTDTAADGETTATEELDKTQDDLMKHQTNISELKRTFLETSTDTAITNEWEKRLSTSPVRLAARQEDAPMIEPLVPEETKEERDISEKVIFLQQGSSPFLESQRSPIQKMQEGDSAGSMVTSRQIIFQKTVPSTIEGTEDWVIVDKVPTEVVDGDSRKIVTYKVVTVSSRSGDIPTDLLRSGALEMQSFDDLAREMQLRGESKQKIYTLGKSYDTVSGKIVTMTGKGKEGEKGVQPCSLEAFQKTDRGVSESVKVIPVMADYEVLDAVPDEKSKRGPEVHTPKRKLSESLAPIQEAESRRPSPEEEELHKAPMLGRDTGPHAGLDSTRLSRTELLPEGEVLKVGLFGPRRKSLSEWRYSQEPAVTVATAHYVTESATSRVVTKQSSAEKLMDGSEIFSLLESARKPTEFIGGVTSTSQSWVQKTETSKTETETSQHPEPLSTEKVVQETVLVEERNVMNVHASGDASYAAGDDVDAAAQAASADASSLKGKEGSALMEGAKEEKGKVADKAVLEQEETATASQEPEEQQSTTIHVSETWEQKPHFESSTVKTETISFGSVSPGGAKLEISTKEVPVVHTETKTITYESSQVDAGADLEPGVLMSAQTITSETTSTTTTTHITKTVKGGISETRIEKRIVITGDADIDHDQALAQAIKEAKEQHPDMSVTKVVVHKETEITPEDGED